From Saprospiraceae bacterium, one genomic window encodes:
- a CDS encoding pyridoxamine 5'-phosphate oxidase family protein — protein MNDLENLYAVLDAGFLCHVAFQHQNKSMIIPTAFGRKDEVIYLHGSTKNFMLNQILDGQTVCVAVTHLDGLVLARSLFDTSVNYRSAVVFGKAEKLESEEERMMGLKTITDHIIKGRWEEVPVGSEQALKATMVVRIPIESASVKIRKGGPMGDEDLKNEVWSGVIPLSLQPMGPVADEKFGGQLPLAESVIWYLSHFNR, from the coding sequence ATGAATGATCTTGAGAATCTCTATGCAGTATTGGATGCAGGGTTTTTATGCCATGTGGCATTTCAGCATCAGAATAAGAGCATGATCATCCCCACGGCTTTTGGTCGAAAAGATGAAGTGATTTATTTGCACGGTTCCACCAAAAATTTTATGCTCAACCAGATTTTAGATGGACAAACAGTTTGTGTAGCAGTGACCCATTTGGATGGACTCGTTTTGGCAAGATCTCTTTTCGACACCTCCGTCAATTATCGTTCGGCGGTTGTGTTTGGAAAGGCTGAAAAACTGGAATCCGAAGAAGAAAGAATGATGGGTTTGAAAACCATCACGGATCATATCATCAAAGGGAGATGGGAAGAAGTTCCTGTGGGAAGCGAACAGGCACTCAAAGCCACGATGGTCGTCAGAATTCCGATCGAAAGTGCCTCCGTTAAAATCAGGAAAGGCGGACCCATGGGGGACGAAGACCTGAAGAATGAGGTATGGTCAGGCGTAATCCCGCTCAGCCTGCAACCAATGGGTCCGGTAGCCGATGAAAAATTTGGCGGTCAACTTCCTCTTGCAGAGAGCGTGATCTGGTATCTGAGCCACTTCAATAGATGA
- a CDS encoding T9SS type A sorting domain-containing protein, whose translation MKKIRTPNSFQCNCVKVKTPVTPIGLLYLMCGFFLLHPIIIKSQCPPPGRIELCSQEELILFAQLYPNCETLEGDLIISLEVEDLRPLPRIKEILGDLEIYETDSLFRLDGLDSLQYISGDLRIAINLRLVDLEGLSHLQEIGGGLYFYQHRNYIDSLTQIDGLRNVRKVGRFISIRNNDYLSNLDGLSGLTEIPEDLRIQSNLSLKNIEGLRNLRKIGGHLRLIGLRVLQDLNGLKNLESIGNQVTIMGLSSIKNLKPLSKLKTIGGKLQINLNPELSSLEGIEELDHETISELILRDNIKLNLCHVKSICDWIKHKQFQIYDIDHNLDACDSYALIEEACRSVGTIQFADNLEWSVYPNPAEDQIRIQLANIQNSGFFQILNLQGQEVKQFRIQQGMDHDWIRLDDLPSGVYLCRVLYNDSTSAFLKFIKE comes from the coding sequence ATGAAAAAAATAAGGACTCCGAATTCGTTTCAATGCAATTGTGTTAAAGTAAAAACTCCGGTAACACCTATCGGATTACTTTATTTGATGTGTGGATTTTTCTTGCTGCATCCAATTATTATTAAAAGTCAATGCCCACCTCCGGGAAGAATTGAACTTTGTTCTCAGGAGGAGCTCATCTTGTTTGCACAACTTTATCCCAACTGTGAGACATTGGAAGGTGACCTGATTATTTCTCTTGAAGTAGAAGATCTGAGACCATTACCGCGAATTAAAGAGATCCTGGGCGATTTGGAGATTTATGAAACCGATTCTTTGTTTCGCCTCGATGGATTGGATTCCCTCCAATACATATCCGGGGACCTACGGATTGCCATTAATCTAAGATTGGTGGACCTGGAAGGATTGTCCCATTTGCAAGAAATTGGTGGAGGACTTTATTTTTACCAACACCGCAATTATATAGATTCATTAACTCAAATAGATGGGCTGCGCAACGTGCGCAAGGTGGGCCGCTTCATCTCGATCCGCAACAATGATTATCTGAGCAATCTTGATGGCTTAAGCGGTCTAACGGAAATCCCGGAAGACCTTAGAATCCAAAGCAATCTCAGTTTAAAAAACATCGAGGGTCTCAGGAATCTGCGCAAGATCGGTGGGCATCTCCGCTTGATAGGACTCAGGGTTTTGCAGGACTTGAACGGTCTCAAAAATCTTGAATCAATCGGTAATCAGGTTACAATCATGGGACTATCTTCAATAAAGAATCTAAAGCCACTTAGCAAGCTAAAAACCATAGGCGGTAAATTGCAAATCAATCTCAATCCGGAACTCAGTTCGCTTGAAGGGATCGAAGAACTAGATCATGAGACCATCTCAGAACTTATTCTACGCGACAATATCAAACTAAATCTCTGCCATGTAAAAAGCATATGTGACTGGATTAAACACAAACAATTTCAAATATACGATATTGATCATAATCTGGATGCCTGTGACAGCTATGCCTTGATTGAGGAAGCCTGCCGTTCAGTAGGAACCATTCAATTTGCTGATAATTTGGAATGGAGCGTTTATCCCAATCCTGCCGAAGATCAAATTAGAATCCAGCTTGCAAATATTCAAAATTCCGGTTTCTTCCAAATTCTTAATCTCCAGGGACAAGAAGTAAAGCAATTTAGAATACAACAGGGAATGGATCATGACTGGATCCGTCTGGACGATCTTCCATCAGGAGTATATCTGTGCAGAGTTTTATACAATGATTCCACTTCAGCCTTCCTTAAATTTATCAAAGAATAG
- a CDS encoding T9SS type A sorting domain-containing protein, whose product MKLIFLFVFLTTSLFSQGKRDYIWVLGGTNSTTTTDSKFYRFSLDFNYSPLRMEHFGRYPRVHSNNASICDLSGQLLLHTSGCYVNDRLFRPMPNGKINEGYLWDISCTYGDYGLRQGSLILPRPKSPFEYIIIYFMNEKNSDTNIPGSIVISKLLYSIVNMNLNSGFGDVIQKNIPMVEKIMPSGYLTAVRHANNLDWWVISCGYTNNAYYLSLLDETGLKKGLEQNIGIATRYWDAGTGQSCFSPNGTMYAKMTSSDGLMLMDFDRESGLLSNFRQITTGNESSGAAQLTGLAFSSNSRFVYMFFLYELYQVDTWSQDPQASLVHIDSWDGYVEPGNWPAAFNLARLAPDCKIYVSTGTSNEVMHIIHEPNEKGKACRFEQHGLHLPAVNHGSIPNFVNYRLGYEPVCDSSLVSVFDHKTGIDGNLILWPNPASGTLYLELTDHNLGIRHFRIVDPAGKHIHSQYLNTSQNTIKIDISTLSNGLYFLMLSLENGHTQVEKIMVE is encoded by the coding sequence ATGAAATTAATTTTTTTATTTGTTTTTTTAACAACATCCTTATTTTCTCAGGGCAAAAGGGACTATATTTGGGTTTTAGGTGGCACAAATAGTACGACTACTACAGACAGCAAATTTTATAGATTTTCACTAGACTTTAATTATTCTCCACTCCGCATGGAACACTTTGGTAGGTATCCTCGAGTTCATAGTAACAACGCATCGATCTGCGATTTGTCTGGTCAACTTTTACTCCACACCTCCGGATGCTACGTTAATGACCGCCTGTTCCGCCCTATGCCCAACGGAAAAATCAATGAAGGCTATTTGTGGGATATTTCATGCACTTATGGAGATTACGGTCTCCGCCAAGGCAGTTTAATTCTTCCTAGACCCAAGAGTCCCTTTGAGTATATTATTATTTATTTTATGAATGAAAAGAATTCTGATACAAATATTCCTGGTAGTATTGTAATTTCAAAATTACTATACTCAATAGTAAATATGAATTTGAATTCAGGATTTGGTGATGTTATTCAAAAAAATATTCCAATGGTAGAAAAAATAATGCCTTCTGGCTATCTCACAGCAGTAAGACATGCTAACAATTTGGACTGGTGGGTGATTAGTTGTGGATATACGAATAATGCTTATTATCTGAGTCTACTTGACGAGACCGGTCTTAAAAAAGGACTTGAGCAAAATATTGGGATTGCAACAAGATATTGGGATGCAGGAACCGGGCAGTCATGTTTTTCACCCAACGGGACCATGTATGCCAAAATGACTTCCAGCGATGGTCTAATGCTGATGGATTTTGATCGCGAGTCCGGTTTACTCAGCAATTTCCGTCAAATAACCACAGGAAATGAATCCTCTGGAGCCGCACAATTAACTGGTCTTGCATTTTCTTCCAATTCAAGATTTGTTTACATGTTTTTTCTTTATGAACTCTATCAGGTCGATACCTGGTCCCAGGACCCACAAGCTAGTCTGGTCCATATTGACTCATGGGATGGCTATGTAGAACCCGGCAACTGGCCTGCCGCATTCAACCTGGCCCGTTTGGCTCCGGATTGTAAGATCTATGTAAGCACCGGGACCAGCAATGAGGTGATGCACATCATCCACGAACCCAATGAAAAGGGCAAGGCATGCCGCTTTGAGCAACACGGACTCCATTTGCCAGCAGTAAACCACGGGAGCATACCCAATTTTGTCAACTACAGACTGGGATATGAACCCGTCTGCGACAGCAGCCTGGTTTCGGTTTTTGATCATAAAACGGGAATCGATGGAAACCTGATTCTATGGCCCAATCCTGCTTCTGGAACGCTCTACCTTGAATTAACAGATCATAATTTGGGTATTCGTCACTTCAGAATAGTAGATCCTGCCGGGAAGCATATCCATAGTCAATATCTGAACACTTCTCAAAATACCATCAAAATTGATATTTCTACGCTTTCAAATGGACTGTATTTTTTAATGTTGAGTCTTGAAAACGGACACACTCAGGTAGAAAAAATAATGGTTGAATAA
- a CDS encoding class I SAM-dependent rRNA methyltransferase, translating to MPCIFLKNQRDQSVLRRHPWIFSGAIEAMDPGLGDGDLVSVYNKQKLQIAYGHFYHGSIAVKILNFGPDAYSESIWFDKIQKAYDLRISLIQSGLLDSDAWRWVNGEGDGLPGLIIDRFGSLITIQCHSIGMHRSIALISQAILDVDAANILCIYDKSKESLPAEYAAGLSNGVLFGELKPTRICEHGINYWVDPVHGQKTGFFLDQRDNRALVKKWSRNKRVLNTFSYSGGFSLAALKGGAREVLSIDSSAKAMQLLDQNLEINGFNHTVHQSIQGDVPGWFKNYQGDPYDLIILDPPAFAKSIHKRHQAIQAYTRLNFVAMQKLSPKGLLFSFSCSQVVTEELFYGAVSAAAIQAGRDVRLLARLSQGPDHPVNFFHPEGHYLKGLLLYIE from the coding sequence ATTCCATGTATCTTTCTTAAAAACCAAAGAGACCAGTCTGTCCTGCGCCGACATCCCTGGATCTTTTCCGGAGCCATTGAGGCTATGGACCCTGGACTCGGCGACGGTGATTTGGTAAGCGTTTACAACAAGCAAAAATTACAAATAGCCTACGGCCACTTTTACCACGGCAGCATCGCGGTTAAAATTTTGAATTTTGGACCTGATGCTTATTCTGAATCCATCTGGTTTGATAAAATCCAAAAGGCCTACGATCTCAGGATCTCGCTCATCCAATCCGGCTTGCTGGACTCTGACGCCTGGCGATGGGTAAACGGTGAGGGAGATGGTCTTCCCGGACTGATCATAGACCGATTTGGTTCTTTGATCACCATCCAATGCCACAGCATCGGCATGCATCGATCCATAGCACTCATCAGCCAGGCTATTCTGGATGTGGACGCCGCAAACATCCTTTGCATCTATGACAAAAGCAAAGAAAGTCTTCCGGCGGAATATGCCGCTGGATTGAGCAACGGAGTGTTGTTTGGAGAGTTAAAGCCAACCCGCATTTGTGAACATGGAATAAATTATTGGGTAGATCCGGTCCATGGACAAAAGACGGGTTTTTTTCTGGACCAGCGTGACAACCGGGCTCTGGTTAAAAAATGGAGCAGGAACAAAAGAGTGCTCAACACTTTCAGCTATTCTGGCGGATTTAGTCTTGCTGCCCTTAAAGGCGGGGCCCGTGAGGTACTTTCCATCGACTCCTCCGCCAAAGCCATGCAACTGCTGGATCAGAATTTGGAAATCAATGGATTTAATCACACGGTCCACCAATCCATCCAGGGGGATGTACCGGGGTGGTTTAAAAATTACCAGGGCGATCCCTACGATCTGATCATCCTCGATCCTCCGGCCTTTGCCAAATCCATTCATAAGCGACACCAGGCCATCCAGGCTTATACCCGTCTGAATTTTGTAGCGATGCAGAAACTTAGCCCAAAAGGGCTCCTGTTCAGCTTTTCTTGTTCCCAGGTGGTGACCGAGGAGTTGTTTTACGGTGCAGTCAGTGCAGCAGCGATTCAAGCGGGAAGAGATGTAAGGCTTTTGGCCAGACTCAGTCAGGGTCCGGATCATCCCGTCAATTTTTTTCATCCGGAAGGGCACTATCTCAAAGGATTGTTGTTGTATATAGAGTAA
- the rpsF gene encoding 30S ribosomal protein S6: protein MKHFEVNFIVDPVLSDDEVKSTAQTYQEMLTTEGASIVHVDEAGLKPLAYPINKRSTGVYYCIEFSAPTGSLIGKMELAMKRDERIMRYLTVSLDKFGVKYNDDKRNGKIGKKVRKEKPVPVMMSKPYVPKAAIPEIIGDDLGEDVLKVDE from the coding sequence ATGAAACATTTTGAAGTAAACTTTATCGTGGATCCGGTGCTGTCGGACGATGAAGTCAAATCGACAGCGCAAACCTACCAGGAGATGCTGACCACAGAAGGTGCGTCCATCGTCCATGTAGATGAAGCGGGACTTAAGCCTTTGGCTTATCCCATCAACAAGAGGAGTACCGGTGTGTACTACTGCATTGAATTTTCAGCTCCGACAGGATCTCTCATCGGGAAAATGGAGCTTGCCATGAAAAGAGATGAGCGCATCATGCGTTACCTTACCGTCAGCCTGGACAAATTTGGCGTCAAATACAATGATGACAAAAGAAATGGCAAGATTGGCAAAAAGGTCCGCAAAGAAAAGCCAGTGCCTGTTATGATGTCCAAACCTTATGTTCCAAAAGCAGCAATTCCTGAAATCATTGGAGATGATCTCGGCGAAGATGTTTTAAAGGTGGACGAATAA
- a CDS encoding 30S ribosomal protein S18 yields the protein MATQDEIKFLSNPNIGKKHKKYCRFKKFGLKHIDYKDPDFLIQFINEQGKILPRRLTGNSLKYQKRVATAIKRARHLAILPFVSDLLK from the coding sequence ATGGCAACGCAAGACGAAATAAAGTTCTTAAGCAATCCTAACATCGGCAAAAAGCATAAAAAATACTGCCGCTTCAAAAAATTCGGACTCAAACACATCGATTACAAAGATCCCGATTTTTTAATCCAATTTATTAACGAGCAAGGCAAGATATTGCCACGCAGACTGACCGGAAACTCTCTGAAATACCAAAAAAGAGTGGCTACCGCGATCAAAAGGGCACGCCATCTGGCCATTTTGCCTTTTGTTTCTGATTTGCTCAAATAG